Proteins encoded together in one Halothermothrix orenii H 168 window:
- a CDS encoding glycoside hydrolase family 3 N-terminal domain-containing protein: MVVMRRYTPFSVAIIILLLFIMGSGSVYSESIDRKVNDMLSQMSLEEKIGQMFVVEVSTVMERRGPFGTSGRIDTRKLKGLTNVGSIFSGGSLRANPVPNNPATWTEMINNIKQVFNDNSRIPVIYALDAIHGNNKVIGAPISPHNLGLASTWNPELVERVYGYTSDSLEAIGVSWNYAPVLDVARDPRWGRTYETFGEDPFLVSVMGAASVRGIQKSGRVCATAKHYIGYSGSENGMDRDPSYIPKRELYEVYYPPFKKAVAEGVKTIMVNSGEVNGIPVHVSKWLLNDLLRMELGFSGVIISDYADISKLHDYHMVAKDYEEAIIRAVNAGVDMFMEPDNYPGFYRFLIEAVKEGTVSEERINQSVSRILKLKMELGLFNEELKDPANAEKIISNNSEAVELFRQAARESIVLLQNKDNVLPLSREIKSVLVVGNCAESMGNLCGGWTINWQGPEETDLTTGKTILEAIKEKVAPGTRVDYIKYRLESIDIYVKKVLEAASDAEAIIVAIGEEPYAEMMGDVQNIQLPADQIKLIKALGNTGKPVITVLITGRPLAVGPILNSTPGLLLSFLPGTEGGNAVADVLFGDYNPSGKLPITIPKYTGQLPLYYNHKPGVDYDPQFPFGYGLSYTSFEYSGLTVKKQHDSLQISVDVKNIGDVGGTEVVQVYINDVYSSVTTPVRELKDFKKVYLRPGETRRVEFVIPFTKLTLYNENFVEVVEPGTFEIQIAGFSRRVKI; the protein is encoded by the coding sequence ATGGTTGTTATGAGGAGATATACCCCTTTCTCGGTTGCAATTATAATATTATTACTGTTTATTATGGGCAGTGGAAGTGTATATTCAGAAAGTATTGACAGGAAGGTAAATGATATGTTGAGTCAAATGTCCCTTGAAGAGAAAATAGGCCAGATGTTTGTGGTTGAAGTTTCAACTGTTATGGAAAGAAGGGGACCATTTGGTACCAGCGGGAGAATTGATACCAGAAAATTAAAAGGGCTAACGAATGTTGGCAGTATCTTTAGTGGTGGTAGCCTGCGGGCTAACCCTGTTCCAAACAACCCCGCTACCTGGACAGAAATGATAAATAATATAAAACAGGTGTTTAATGATAACAGCAGGATTCCGGTTATTTATGCACTGGATGCTATTCATGGCAATAATAAAGTAATTGGTGCACCTATTTCTCCACACAATCTCGGGTTGGCATCTACATGGAATCCTGAACTAGTTGAAAGGGTTTATGGTTATACAAGTGATTCACTGGAGGCGATTGGTGTAAGCTGGAATTATGCACCAGTTCTGGATGTTGCCCGTGACCCGAGGTGGGGGAGAACATATGAGACCTTTGGAGAAGACCCGTTTTTAGTAAGTGTGATGGGGGCTGCAAGTGTTCGAGGTATACAGAAATCGGGCAGGGTTTGTGCAACTGCAAAACATTATATTGGGTATAGTGGTTCTGAAAATGGTATGGACAGGGATCCTTCCTATATACCCAAGAGGGAATTGTATGAAGTGTATTACCCACCATTTAAGAAGGCTGTGGCTGAAGGTGTTAAAACAATTATGGTTAATAGTGGGGAAGTTAATGGTATTCCAGTGCATGTTTCAAAATGGTTGTTAAATGATCTCCTCAGGATGGAACTTGGTTTTTCTGGTGTAATAATATCTGATTATGCTGATATTAGTAAGCTTCATGATTACCATATGGTTGCTAAAGACTATGAAGAAGCAATAATCAGAGCTGTCAATGCAGGTGTGGATATGTTTATGGAACCCGACAACTATCCCGGGTTTTATCGATTTCTGATAGAAGCAGTAAAAGAGGGTACTGTGAGTGAGGAGAGAATTAATCAATCTGTAAGTAGAATATTAAAATTAAAGATGGAACTTGGGTTGTTTAACGAAGAGTTAAAAGACCCGGCTAATGCCGAAAAAATAATAAGTAATAATAGTGAAGCTGTGGAACTATTCCGCCAGGCTGCCCGGGAATCAATTGTGCTATTGCAGAACAAAGATAATGTACTTCCTCTCTCGAGGGAGATAAAGTCTGTGCTGGTAGTGGGTAATTGTGCTGAAAGTATGGGCAATTTGTGTGGGGGATGGACAATAAACTGGCAGGGTCCTGAAGAAACAGACCTGACAACCGGGAAAACAATTCTGGAAGCCATTAAAGAAAAAGTGGCCCCGGGAACCAGGGTAGATTATATAAAATATCGGCTGGAGAGCATAGATATCTATGTAAAAAAAGTCCTTGAAGCTGCATCAGATGCAGAAGCAATAATTGTGGCTATTGGTGAAGAACCCTATGCAGAAATGATGGGTGATGTGCAAAACATACAGCTACCGGCAGATCAAATTAAACTGATAAAGGCACTCGGAAATACTGGAAAACCGGTTATAACGGTTTTAATTACGGGAAGGCCACTGGCAGTTGGACCAATCCTCAATAGCACCCCGGGGTTGTTATTATCATTCCTGCCAGGAACCGAGGGTGGTAATGCGGTTGCTGACGTACTATTTGGTGATTATAATCCTTCAGGCAAACTACCAATAACTATACCCAAATATACCGGCCAACTCCCACTATATTATAACCATAAACCGGGAGTAGATTATGACCCTCAATTTCCCTTTGGTTATGGGTTGAGTTATACCAGTTTTGAATATAGTGGATTGACTGTAAAAAAACAGCATGATTCATTGCAAATAAGTGTTGATGTTAAAAATATAGGTGATGTGGGAGGTACTGAGGTCGTTCAGGTTTATATCAATGATGTTTATAGTAGTGTAACCACGCCGGTAAGGGAATTAAAAGACTTTAAAAAAGTTTATCTAAGACCTGGAGAAACACGGAGGGTAGAATTTGTAATACCTTTTACTAAACTTACACTTTATAATGAAAATTTTGTTGAAGTAGTAGAACCAGGAACATTTGAAATACAGATTGCAGGGTTTAGCAGACGGGTAAAAATATAA
- a CDS encoding carbohydrate ABC transporter permease: MKKRRYVYYLQKTLFYLAILFIVVIVMGPYLWMISGSFKTPIEIQAMEPTWIPSTFTLDNYRDMNRTVPILKFFKNSLIISLGTMIVTVVIGTLAAYSISRFRFRGRNAYQLSLFSTQMLPGILFLIPYFVMFTWIKNTLGIPMTNTYHGMIFTYTSFSLPFSIIMLRNYLDSVPREIDEQAMIDGCSRVKALFKVILPLAKPGIAAVGIYSFIMAWNEILFAMVLTRTETRTISIGLLQYITSNQAHWGQMMAACIMTTIPVIVLFTLMQKHIVQGLVSGATKG; the protein is encoded by the coding sequence GTGAAAAAAAGAAGATATGTATATTATTTACAGAAAACACTATTTTATTTGGCTATTTTATTCATTGTGGTAATTGTTATGGGGCCTTATCTGTGGATGATCAGTGGTTCTTTTAAAACACCGATAGAAATACAGGCAATGGAACCCACCTGGATACCCAGTACATTCACCCTTGATAACTACCGGGATATGAACAGAACAGTACCAATCCTGAAATTTTTTAAGAACAGTCTGATTATCAGTCTTGGGACTATGATTGTAACAGTTGTAATTGGCACACTGGCAGCTTACTCAATATCAAGATTCAGATTCAGGGGTAGAAATGCATATCAATTGTCACTGTTTTCAACACAGATGTTACCAGGTATTTTGTTTTTGATACCCTATTTCGTCATGTTTACCTGGATAAAAAACACTCTGGGCATACCGATGACCAATACATACCACGGGATGATATTTACTTATACTTCATTTTCATTACCATTTTCCATTATTATGCTAAGAAACTATCTTGATTCGGTACCCCGGGAGATTGATGAACAGGCAATGATAGATGGTTGTTCCAGAGTAAAGGCACTATTTAAAGTGATACTCCCCCTTGCCAAACCCGGGATTGCAGCAGTTGGTATTTACTCTTTTATTATGGCCTGGAATGAAATACTGTTTGCTATGGTCTTAACCAGAACAGAGACCCGTACTATTTCCATAGGTTTGCTGCAATATATTACTTCAAACCAGGCCCACTGGGGCCAGATGATGGCAGCATGTATTATGACAACCATTCCTGTAATAGTACTCTTTACATTAATGCAAAAACATATTGTTCAGGGACTGGTATCAGGTGCTACAAAAGGATAA
- a CDS encoding carbohydrate ABC transporter permease, translated as MLAKIRGYFDNSLIHQLKHRTAKKSLPYMFILPALIGMLFVHIIPMLWGVVISFLDLDIYNITRWASAPFVGLENYTKGFSPVTTIGRMYFKSLFNVAYYSLLTISIGYFLGLGAALLLNRPFFGRTFIRGLILIPFITPDSVAYNFWRFIFQSRIGILNKMLLDLGLIQENIVWLVGQNSLYAVVIASIWKGWPFAALILLAGLQTIPQEIYEAARIDGASAWQRFRYITFQYLKPVTKTLMIMNILWNFFAFNQFVVLLGRSPGKYAEVPSTLIMRQAFGHFKYGLGAALSIILMLIMLIITIAYLYFFRIRAERE; from the coding sequence ATGCTTGCCAAAATAAGGGGTTATTTTGATAATAGTTTGATTCATCAGTTAAAGCACCGGACGGCCAAAAAGAGTTTACCCTATATGTTTATTTTACCGGCATTAATTGGTATGTTATTTGTCCACATCATTCCTATGTTATGGGGTGTTGTGATCAGTTTCCTTGACCTGGATATTTACAACATAACAAGATGGGCCAGTGCTCCGTTTGTCGGTCTGGAGAATTATACTAAGGGTTTTTCACCTGTTACAACCATTGGTAGAATGTACTTCAAAAGCCTTTTCAATGTAGCTTATTACAGTCTGTTGACGATATCAATTGGTTATTTCCTGGGACTTGGGGCTGCATTATTACTGAACAGGCCGTTTTTCGGCAGGACATTTATCAGGGGGTTAATTCTTATTCCTTTTATCACTCCCGATTCCGTTGCCTATAACTTCTGGCGTTTTATCTTTCAGTCAAGGATTGGTATCCTCAACAAAATGTTGCTGGACCTGGGTCTTATTCAAGAGAATATTGTCTGGCTGGTAGGACAGAATAGTCTTTATGCGGTTGTAATTGCCTCTATCTGGAAAGGGTGGCCATTTGCAGCACTGATATTACTTGCCGGGTTACAGACCATACCTCAGGAAATATATGAAGCAGCCAGAATTGATGGTGCATCTGCCTGGCAGAGGTTCAGGTATATTACTTTCCAGTACTTAAAACCTGTAACAAAAACCTTAATGATTATGAATATTTTGTGGAATTTCTTTGCGTTTAACCAGTTTGTTGTACTACTTGGAAGAAGCCCCGGAAAATATGCTGAAGTACCCAGTACATTAATAATGCGCCAGGCATTTGGACATTTCAAATACGGTCTGGGTGCTGCCCTGTCAATAATTTTGATGTTAATTATGCTGATCATTACTATTGCTTACCTCTATTTCTTCCGTATCAGGGCAGAAAGGGAGTGA
- a CDS encoding LacI family DNA-binding transcriptional regulator has translation MATIKDIAKLAGVSVTTVSKVINNYPDISDKTKEKVIKIMEQQNYRPNAIARSLSTSRSRSIGVFFTDHLNSGLRHPFFRDIIYGIEKTFFRKGYDLILFAHQWGDRFSYTEKCKSRHVDGAILMGMPRTDPNLDKLVNSNIPTVFIDLDIVGKNATYVISDNVQGAKQAVNYLYSLGHIKIGMIMGQRITKPAQDRLIGFQEELTNLGLEYNPEWIIEAEFGEEGGYQAMKRIITQEIRPSAVFCQGDEMAIGAINAIKEHGYNVPQDFSIVGFDNIEISSYVSPGLTTIHQDKLTMGKKAASILLEMINNPNKTFSPVVLPTKLIERESCRKIG, from the coding sequence ATGGCAACAATAAAAGACATTGCAAAACTTGCAGGTGTTTCAGTAACTACAGTATCAAAAGTTATCAATAATTATCCTGATATTAGTGATAAAACAAAGGAAAAGGTTATAAAAATCATGGAACAGCAAAATTACCGCCCTAATGCTATTGCCAGAAGCCTGTCAACAAGCCGTTCGCGGTCAATAGGAGTATTTTTTACAGACCATTTAAATAGTGGGTTGAGGCACCCCTTTTTCAGAGATATTATTTACGGGATCGAAAAGACATTTTTCCGAAAAGGGTATGACCTGATTTTATTTGCCCATCAATGGGGAGACAGGTTCAGTTATACAGAAAAGTGTAAAAGTCGTCATGTTGATGGTGCCATCTTAATGGGGATGCCGAGGACTGATCCCAATCTTGATAAATTAGTTAATTCAAATATACCAACAGTATTTATAGACCTCGATATAGTTGGCAAAAATGCTACGTATGTGATATCCGATAATGTTCAGGGGGCAAAACAGGCTGTGAATTATCTTTATTCCCTTGGCCATATAAAAATAGGTATGATTATGGGACAGCGGATTACTAAACCGGCACAGGATCGCCTGATTGGTTTTCAGGAAGAGTTAACGAATTTAGGTCTGGAGTATAACCCGGAATGGATTATAGAGGCTGAATTCGGAGAAGAAGGCGGTTATCAAGCTATGAAAAGGATTATTACCCAGGAGATAAGACCATCTGCTGTGTTTTGCCAGGGTGATGAAATGGCCATTGGAGCTATTAACGCTATAAAAGAACATGGTTACAATGTACCTCAAGATTTTTCTATAGTTGGCTTTGATAATATTGAAATAAGTAGTTATGTTTCCCCTGGTCTTACTACAATCCATCAGGATAAATTGACTATGGGAAAGAAGGCCGCCAGTATTCTTCTGGAAATGATTAATAACCCAAACAAAACCTTTTCTCCCGTAGTGTTACCAACAAAATTAATCGAGAGGGAGTCATGTAGAAAGATTGGATAG